Proteins from one Streptomyces genisteinicus genomic window:
- a CDS encoding IclR family transcriptional regulator produces the protein MGRLVPAVTRAFDILELFLDGDGTLSAPDIVRRLQLPRTTVHELLTTLAARSYIVPVEGRQGRYRLGVRTYQLGSRYAEQLDLAQEGQEVARTVADTCGETVHVAVLDGPDVLYIAKVDSTHAVRMVSAAGRSLPAHCTAVGKMLLASLPGAELDARIPPEGELAAMTPNSITDPGRLRTELAAVRAAGTALETMESNADVSCVAAPVRDRTGRVVAALSVSVPMIRWSDARRAELEELAVKGAGELSGRLGFRGTR, from the coding sequence ATGGGACGTCTCGTGCCCGCGGTGACCCGGGCCTTCGACATCCTCGAACTCTTCCTCGACGGCGACGGCACGCTCAGCGCGCCCGACATCGTCCGCAGGCTCCAGCTGCCCCGCACCACCGTCCACGAGCTGCTGACCACCCTCGCGGCCCGTTCCTACATCGTCCCCGTGGAGGGGCGCCAGGGCCGGTACCGCCTCGGTGTGCGCACCTACCAGCTCGGCAGCCGCTACGCCGAGCAGCTCGACCTCGCCCAGGAGGGCCAGGAGGTCGCCCGCACGGTCGCCGACACCTGCGGCGAGACGGTCCATGTGGCCGTGCTCGACGGCCCCGACGTCCTCTACATCGCCAAGGTCGACTCCACCCACGCGGTGCGCATGGTGTCCGCGGCCGGCCGCAGCCTGCCGGCGCACTGCACCGCCGTGGGCAAGATGCTGCTGGCCTCCCTGCCCGGGGCGGAGCTCGACGCCCGGATCCCGCCGGAGGGGGAACTGGCCGCCATGACGCCCAACAGCATCACCGACCCGGGCCGGCTGCGGACCGAGCTCGCCGCCGTCCGTGCGGCCGGGACCGCGCTGGAGACCATGGAGTCCAACGCCGACGTCAGCTGTGTCGCCGCGCCGGTACGCGACCGGACAGGGCGCGTCGTCGCCGCGCTGTCCGTCTCGGTGCCGATGATCCGCTGGAGCGACGCGCGCCGCGCCGAGCTGGAGGAGCTGGCGGTCAAGGGCGCCGGGGAGCTGTCCGGACGGCTCGGGTTCCGGGGGACGCGGTGA
- a CDS encoding carboxylesterase/lipase family protein gives MRLVATTAGTVRGADEDGVAVFRGIPYAAAPVGPLRFAPPAPVPPWDGVREAVAFGPTAPKNPYAPPLDALLPDPDVPGDACLNLNVWTGAPPGAGRPVMVWLHGGALRNGSSAVPLYDGRAFARDGVVLVSLNYRLGIEGFGVFPDAPANLGLRDQLAALGWVRDNIRGFGGDPGNVTVFGESAGAVCLGALLASPRSRGLLRRAVLQSGAPAAAAPGKAARTTAAMARHLGVEPTAEAFARVDRARLLAAQRAATAKGTPLTGGRGFHIVVDGDLVPEDPAAALAGGAAGDVDVLMGGNTEEYRLWFVPTGLADRVGRTALRLALLRHGAPWRTPRVYRAGRPGASPGEILGAVATDVVLRVPQGRLADARTQGRGRTFLYEFGWRSPVQGLGACHALEIGFVFDTLGTEDSRLLAGDAAPRSLARAMHRAWIDFATHGDPGWPRWDAGRPVMTFGAEGAHVVHAPREAERRLWS, from the coding sequence ATGAGGCTGGTCGCCACCACGGCCGGCACGGTGCGCGGGGCCGACGAGGACGGTGTCGCCGTCTTCCGCGGCATCCCGTACGCCGCCGCCCCGGTGGGGCCGCTGCGGTTCGCCCCGCCGGCCCCCGTCCCGCCGTGGGACGGGGTGCGGGAGGCCGTCGCCTTCGGCCCCACCGCCCCCAAGAACCCCTACGCTCCTCCGCTGGACGCCCTGCTGCCCGATCCCGACGTGCCCGGGGACGCCTGCCTCAACCTGAACGTCTGGACCGGCGCGCCCCCCGGAGCGGGCCGGCCGGTGATGGTGTGGCTCCACGGCGGCGCCCTGCGCAACGGGTCGTCGGCGGTGCCGCTCTACGACGGCCGGGCCTTCGCCCGCGACGGCGTCGTCCTCGTCTCGCTCAACTACCGCCTCGGGATCGAGGGTTTCGGCGTCTTCCCCGACGCGCCCGCCAACCTCGGGCTCCGCGACCAGCTCGCCGCCCTCGGCTGGGTGCGCGACAACATCCGCGGCTTCGGCGGCGACCCCGGGAACGTCACCGTCTTCGGCGAATCGGCGGGCGCCGTCTGCCTCGGGGCCCTGCTGGCGAGCCCCCGTTCCCGGGGTCTGCTGCGGCGGGCCGTGCTCCAGAGCGGCGCCCCCGCGGCGGCGGCGCCCGGGAAGGCCGCGCGGACCACGGCCGCGATGGCCCGGCACCTCGGCGTGGAGCCCACGGCGGAGGCGTTCGCCCGGGTGGACCGCGCACGGCTGCTCGCCGCCCAGCGTGCCGCGACGGCGAAGGGCACTCCGCTGACCGGCGGCCGGGGCTTCCACATCGTGGTCGACGGCGACCTCGTGCCGGAGGACCCGGCCGCCGCACTCGCCGGGGGCGCGGCCGGCGACGTGGACGTGCTGATGGGCGGCAACACGGAGGAGTACCGGCTGTGGTTCGTGCCCACCGGTCTCGCCGACCGCGTCGGCCGCACGGCTCTGCGGCTGGCGCTGCTGCGGCACGGAGCCCCGTGGCGCACCCCGCGCGTCTACCGTGCGGGCCGGCCCGGGGCCTCGCCCGGGGAGATCCTCGGCGCCGTCGCCACCGACGTCGTGCTGCGGGTGCCGCAGGGCCGCCTGGCGGACGCGCGGACACAGGGGCGGGGACGCACCTTCCTCTACGAGTTCGGCTGGCGGTCCCCGGTGCAGGGGCTCGGCGCCTGCCACGCGCTGGAGATCGGCTTCGTCTTCGACACCCTCGGCACTGAGGACAGCCGTCTGCTGGCCGGCGACGCGGCACCCCGCTCCCTCGCGCGGGCGATGCACCGCGCCTGGATCGACTTCGCGACGCACGGCGACCCGGGCTGGCCGCGGTGGGACGCGGGCCGCCCCGTCATGACCTTCGGCGCCGAGGGGGCTCACGTCGTGCACGCGCCCCGGGAGGCGGAACGCCGCCTCTGGTCCTAG
- a CDS encoding PucR family transcriptional regulator — translation MNEEPALRRELAATLLADIDGLIEQLAADICAHSAAYASGSPVSQDDLRVTLRGNMELALREFGGMRADAGRFEAVAAENGRLRAEQGMPLATVLQAYRRGGRVLWQAMADWMRDRSPAQQRLVGDMAGAVWETIDRFSSAMADAYRLRTLELQHREASRRGALFEALLDGRADDPAVAAAAATALGVPRQDRYAVVVIAQDTHDPSSPPDPGPALETRGLWSYWRPRAGTVAGLVRVRTYGPADLADLLRAQGVRRAGISPAFESLADAAQGVRLARRALDTLPPGSGQVACLDERLVHAALGAEPEIADRLAARYLDGVLRSGAERQVLLDTLRVWLDSGCSASAAAAALFCHRNTILNRVGRVAELSGWPADSGEARLGWALALRALELEH, via the coding sequence ATGAACGAGGAGCCGGCGCTGCGCCGAGAACTGGCGGCGACGCTGCTCGCCGACATCGACGGCCTGATCGAACAGCTCGCCGCCGACATCTGCGCGCACAGCGCCGCCTACGCCAGCGGAAGCCCCGTCTCCCAGGACGACCTGCGGGTGACGCTCCGGGGCAACATGGAGCTGGCGCTGCGCGAGTTCGGCGGGATGCGCGCCGACGCCGGCCGTTTCGAGGCGGTCGCCGCCGAGAACGGCAGGCTCCGTGCCGAGCAGGGCATGCCGCTGGCCACGGTGCTCCAGGCGTACCGGCGCGGCGGCCGGGTGCTCTGGCAGGCGATGGCCGACTGGATGCGCGACCGCTCGCCCGCGCAGCAGCGCCTGGTGGGCGACATGGCCGGGGCCGTGTGGGAGACCATCGACCGGTTCTCCTCCGCCATGGCCGACGCCTACCGGCTGCGCACCCTGGAACTCCAGCACCGTGAGGCGTCCCGTCGCGGCGCGCTCTTCGAGGCCCTGCTGGACGGCCGCGCCGACGACCCGGCGGTGGCGGCGGCCGCCGCCACGGCGCTCGGCGTCCCGCGGCAGGACCGCTACGCCGTCGTCGTCATCGCGCAGGACACCCACGACCCGTCCTCACCGCCCGACCCGGGGCCCGCGCTGGAGACCCGGGGCCTGTGGTCCTACTGGCGGCCCCGGGCGGGGACCGTCGCCGGACTCGTCCGCGTGAGGACGTACGGTCCCGCCGACCTCGCGGACCTGCTGCGCGCCCAGGGCGTCCGGCGGGCCGGGATCTCGCCCGCCTTCGAGAGCCTCGCCGACGCCGCGCAGGGTGTGCGGCTCGCGCGCCGGGCGCTCGACACCCTGCCCCCGGGCAGCGGTCAGGTGGCCTGCCTCGACGAGCGGCTGGTGCACGCCGCGCTCGGCGCGGAACCCGAGATCGCCGACCGTCTGGCGGCCCGCTACCTCGACGGCGTGCTGCGCAGCGGCGCGGAACGCCAGGTGCTGCTGGACACGCTGCGGGTATGGCTCGACTCGGGCTGCTCGGCGTCGGCGGCCGCCGCGGCGCTCTTCTGCCACCGCAACACCATCCTCAACCGGGTCGGCCGCGTCGCCGAACTGAGCGGCTGGCCCGCCGACTCCGGTGAGGCCCGCCTGGGCTGGGCACTGGCGCTGCGCGCCCTGGAACTGGAGCACTGA
- a CDS encoding SGNH/GDSL hydrolase family protein — MKARLLALPALLALCAAAFAAPGAAAAPAAADRSPLRYVALGDSFAAAPLVRPADPSNPACVRSLSGYPRVAAALLGADLTDVSCSGATADHLSGRQHPRTAPQYEALSAETDVVSITLGGNDTALFNLATGCVNLLPEPLGRSCAATHTPGGEDVYAAAVDAWAPEFDAVLDTVARRAPRAQVFVLGYGAYFRPGGCFPAQPFWARDADYVQRTVDRLGGVLRASAERHGATFVDTASPGAGHDSCAAPADRWIEGAVSTRDAFPLHPNAAGSRAYGTALAAAVRASGAVS, encoded by the coding sequence ATGAAGGCACGCCTGCTCGCCCTGCCTGCCCTGCTCGCCCTCTGCGCCGCGGCGTTCGCCGCACCGGGCGCCGCGGCCGCCCCGGCCGCGGCGGACCGGTCCCCCCTCCGGTACGTCGCCCTCGGGGACTCGTTCGCCGCGGCACCGCTGGTCCGGCCCGCGGACCCGTCGAACCCGGCGTGCGTCCGCTCTCTGTCGGGCTATCCCCGGGTCGCGGCCGCGCTCCTCGGCGCCGACCTGACCGATGTCAGCTGCTCCGGCGCCACCGCCGACCACCTGAGCGGCCGGCAGCACCCGCGGACCGCCCCGCAGTACGAGGCGCTCTCCGCCGAGACGGACGTCGTCAGCATCACCCTCGGCGGCAACGACACGGCCCTGTTCAACCTCGCCACCGGCTGTGTGAACCTGCTGCCCGAGCCGCTCGGCCGGAGCTGCGCGGCGACGCACACGCCCGGGGGCGAGGACGTCTACGCGGCGGCCGTCGACGCATGGGCCCCGGAGTTCGACGCCGTGCTCGACACCGTCGCCCGGCGCGCGCCCCGTGCGCAGGTGTTCGTCCTCGGCTACGGCGCCTACTTCCGGCCGGGCGGGTGCTTCCCCGCCCAGCCCTTCTGGGCCCGTGACGCCGACTACGTCCAGCGCACGGTGGACCGCCTGGGCGGGGTGCTCCGCGCGTCCGCCGAACGCCACGGCGCCACCTTCGTGGACACCGCGTCCCCCGGCGCCGGCCACGACTCCTGCGCCGCCCCCGCGGACCGGTGGATCGAAGGAGCGGTGTCGACGCGTGACGCGTTCCCGCTCCACCCGAACGCCGCGGGCTCCCGCGCGTACGGCACGGCCCTCGCCGCCGCGGTCCGGGCCTCCGGCGCCGTCAGCTGA
- a CDS encoding long-chain-fatty-acid--CoA ligase — protein sequence MQLSVATILRESAARHPDRTAVVDGDLRIGYRELWSDALRFAGRLRAHGIRPGDRVALLLPNTADFPRAYYGALAAGAVVVPVHALLVADEVAYVLRHSGCRAVVTAGALREVAEAAAERTGTQVLDVVCEGDPLERAEPAAPGDTAVILYTSGTTGRPKGALLTHANLVLNATVCAQDLFALTPGDVILGCLPLFHSFGQSCAMNAALRAGAALVLCPRFTGRGALDLMAAEGVTVFMGVPTMYHALTEEAGASGGRPAALRLAVSGGAALPTALLERFEAAFGTPVLEGYGLTETSPAATFNQLSTGRRPGTVGHPIWGVEAAVADAGTEDRTVLLPPGSTGEVVVRGHNVFAGYLDDPEATAAAVVDGWFRTGDIGVQDADGFLSIVDRKKDLIIRGGFNVYPREVEETLARHPAVAQVSVLGLPDAEKGEEICAAVVLRPGARTTPEDIVGWARERLGRHKYPRVVRMVDALPLGPSGKVLKRALRETCA from the coding sequence GTGCAGCTCAGCGTCGCCACCATCCTGCGGGAGTCCGCCGCCCGCCACCCCGACCGGACCGCGGTCGTCGACGGCGACCTCCGCATCGGCTACCGCGAACTGTGGAGCGACGCGCTCCGCTTCGCCGGCCGGCTGCGCGCCCACGGCATCCGGCCGGGCGACCGGGTGGCGCTGCTCCTGCCCAACACCGCCGACTTCCCCCGCGCGTACTACGGCGCCCTCGCCGCGGGCGCCGTCGTCGTGCCCGTCCACGCGCTGCTCGTCGCCGACGAGGTGGCGTACGTCCTGCGGCACAGCGGCTGCCGCGCCGTCGTCACGGCCGGCGCGCTGCGCGAGGTGGCCGAGGCAGCGGCGGAGCGGACCGGCACCCAGGTGCTGGACGTCGTGTGCGAGGGGGATCCGCTGGAACGGGCGGAGCCCGCCGCCCCCGGCGACACCGCCGTGATCCTCTACACCAGCGGCACCACCGGCCGCCCGAAGGGCGCCCTGCTCACCCACGCCAACCTCGTGCTGAACGCGACCGTCTGCGCCCAGGACCTCTTCGCCCTGACCCCCGGAGACGTGATCCTCGGCTGCCTGCCGCTCTTCCACAGCTTCGGCCAGTCCTGCGCCATGAACGCCGCTCTGCGCGCGGGCGCGGCCCTGGTGCTGTGCCCGCGCTTCACCGGGCGCGGCGCCCTCGACCTGATGGCGGCGGAGGGCGTGACGGTGTTCATGGGCGTGCCCACGATGTACCACGCCCTCACCGAGGAGGCCGGCGCGTCCGGCGGCCGGCCGGCTGCCCTGCGGCTGGCCGTCTCCGGCGGCGCGGCCCTGCCCACCGCGCTCCTGGAGCGCTTCGAGGCCGCCTTCGGCACCCCGGTCCTGGAAGGCTACGGGCTCACCGAGACCTCCCCGGCCGCCACCTTCAACCAGCTGTCCACCGGCCGCCGTCCGGGCACGGTCGGCCACCCCATCTGGGGTGTGGAGGCCGCGGTGGCCGACGCCGGCACCGAGGACCGCACGGTGCTGCTGCCCCCGGGCAGCACCGGCGAGGTCGTGGTGCGCGGGCACAACGTCTTCGCCGGCTACCTCGACGACCCCGAGGCGACCGCGGCCGCCGTGGTCGACGGCTGGTTCCGCACCGGCGACATCGGCGTGCAGGACGCCGACGGATTCCTGAGCATCGTCGACCGCAAGAAGGACCTCATCATCCGGGGCGGCTTCAACGTCTACCCGCGCGAGGTCGAGGAGACCCTGGCCCGGCACCCCGCCGTGGCGCAGGTCAGCGTCCTCGGCCTGCCCGACGCGGAGAAGGGGGAGGAGATATGCGCCGCGGTCGTCCTGCGCCCGGGAGCGCGGACGACACCCGAGGACATCGTCGGCTGGGCCCGGGAACGGCTCGGCAGGCACAAGTACCCGCGCGTCGTGCGGATGGTGGACGCGCTGCCGCTCGGCCCCAGCGGCAAGGTCCTCAAGCGCGCGCTGCGGGAGACCTGCGCATGA
- a CDS encoding MFS transporter: MPHPLDAVHETATRKAIRRLLPVMGLAYFMSYVDRTNVALAKTQLEADVGISAAAYGLGAGVFFLSYALLEVPSNLVLYKVGARAWIARIAVTWGLVSAAMMFVQGPVSFYVLRFALGAAEAGLYPALMYMVTLWFSQRHRVTVVGLIYTAPAAATVLGAPAGGGLMSLDGVAGLHGWQWMFLVEGLVTVAVGVLVWCALPSRPEDARWLTPAEAAVLTERAAGTGTSPHRLRGNLGLAFGRPVVLLLAATYFVNQLVSSAVGFNLPSIVEGLGVSGPMNIGLVTGSMGLAVLAGVLFFPWLHGRIGNDTGLIVLCAAAGTALMGAYLVTGWVPGRFALLFTAQFFLMGTLPLFWSVAMSRMSGLMAAVGLAFINTVGLLGGFFGPFVFGMIESRTGSDRAPFVFVVLVGLVGIALAAALRRTVAREDAAAPAPVPAPAHAPAD; the protein is encoded by the coding sequence ATGCCCCATCCCCTCGACGCGGTGCACGAGACCGCGACCCGCAAGGCGATCCGGCGCCTGCTGCCCGTGATGGGTCTGGCGTACTTCATGTCGTACGTCGACCGCACCAACGTCGCGCTCGCCAAGACCCAGCTGGAGGCGGACGTCGGCATCAGCGCCGCCGCGTACGGACTGGGCGCGGGCGTGTTCTTCCTGAGCTACGCCCTGCTGGAGGTGCCCAGCAACCTGGTGCTCTACAAGGTGGGCGCCCGGGCCTGGATCGCGCGGATCGCGGTGACCTGGGGTCTGGTCTCCGCGGCGATGATGTTCGTGCAGGGGCCCGTCTCGTTCTACGTGCTGCGGTTCGCGCTCGGCGCCGCCGAGGCCGGGCTGTACCCCGCGCTCATGTACATGGTCACCCTCTGGTTCTCGCAGCGGCACCGGGTCACCGTCGTCGGTCTCATCTACACCGCGCCCGCCGCCGCGACCGTGCTGGGCGCCCCGGCGGGCGGCGGGCTGATGAGCCTCGACGGCGTCGCCGGTCTCCACGGATGGCAGTGGATGTTCCTGGTCGAGGGCCTGGTCACGGTGGCCGTCGGCGTGCTCGTGTGGTGTGCGCTGCCGAGCCGCCCCGAGGACGCGCGCTGGCTCACGCCCGCCGAGGCGGCCGTGCTCACCGAACGCGCCGCCGGCACGGGGACGTCACCCCACCGGCTGCGCGGCAACCTCGGGCTCGCCTTCGGACGCCCGGTCGTGCTGCTGCTCGCGGCGACCTACTTCGTCAACCAGCTCGTCTCGTCCGCCGTCGGCTTCAACCTGCCCTCGATCGTGGAGGGGCTCGGGGTGTCGGGGCCGATGAACATCGGCCTGGTGACCGGCAGCATGGGCCTGGCCGTCCTCGCCGGTGTGCTGTTCTTCCCGTGGCTGCACGGCCGCATCGGCAACGACACCGGCCTGATCGTCCTGTGCGCGGCCGCCGGGACGGCGCTCATGGGCGCGTACCTGGTGACGGGGTGGGTGCCGGGACGGTTCGCCCTGCTGTTCACCGCCCAGTTCTTCCTGATGGGCACCCTGCCGCTGTTCTGGTCCGTGGCGATGTCGCGGATGTCCGGTCTGATGGCCGCGGTGGGCCTCGCCTTCATCAACACCGTCGGACTGCTCGGCGGATTCTTCGGCCCGTTCGTCTTCGGCATGATCGAGAGCCGGACCGGCAGCGACCGGGCCCCGTTCGTCTTCGTCGTACTGGTGGGCCTGGTGGGCATCGCGCTGGCCGCCGCGCTGCGGCGGACCGTCGCCCGCGAGGACGCCGCCGCACCGGCGCCCGTCCCCGCTCCCGCTCATGCTCCCGCCGACTGA
- a CDS encoding PP2C family protein-serine/threonine phosphatase: MMLPQSPDVASLKALIRREIETLRADVGEGAAAAPPRADRAVAADTVPACACGLGTGPSHSCSDTGEGHDPWACLCATLPAVPVSAALLSPVRDANGRITDFLVRAGNHVRSVDWLPSPDQQTGSLFTEARPGVASCGLIDALREVVETGRALTGRVVDHTEEREGTLRRVQLVHYAASCDGQVLTTWHAVRNQAEMLTIDAQHLASMGWGRWDLLSGGVTWSEGMQRIFRSDPALPWTLLELCDALVPADAGPFGEFLSSVLAGEEPAWTRVRFMVLGEERTVDLLGRPVTDTDGRSWAVQIVAHDLTPQMRSRRRVLAKQDEADRLRRQAAAERHVAATLREALLPSYSEGLADLGLTAAAAYLPAEQDAAVGGDWFKCRPLADGQALIAIGDASGHGLEAVARMAQQRYAVAGLAQTGADAGTVTTWLNELVAGDWAVDTATVAICFYGPDRVLRWASAGHPAPLLLRGERAFDLPTGHRGPLLGALPGHPYETAEFPVLPGDVLLLYTDGVVERRGQDIEVGLDQLTDSLADCRGMTPRQVVDRLAEEYVRSAHDDDACLLAVRFE; this comes from the coding sequence ATGATGCTGCCCCAGTCCCCGGACGTCGCCTCGCTCAAGGCGCTCATCCGGCGCGAGATCGAGACCCTCCGCGCCGATGTGGGCGAGGGAGCGGCCGCGGCCCCGCCGCGGGCCGACCGGGCGGTCGCCGCGGACACCGTGCCCGCATGCGCCTGCGGACTGGGGACCGGTCCCTCCCACAGCTGCAGCGACACCGGCGAAGGCCACGACCCGTGGGCCTGTCTCTGCGCCACCCTGCCGGCCGTCCCGGTCTCCGCGGCGCTGCTCTCCCCGGTGCGCGACGCGAACGGACGGATCACCGACTTCCTCGTCCGGGCCGGCAACCACGTGCGCTCCGTCGATTGGCTCCCCTCCCCCGACCAGCAGACCGGCAGCCTCTTCACGGAGGCCAGACCAGGTGTCGCGTCCTGCGGCCTGATCGACGCCCTGCGCGAGGTGGTCGAGACGGGGCGTGCGCTGACCGGCCGGGTCGTCGACCACACCGAGGAGCGCGAGGGCACGCTGCGCCGGGTGCAGCTGGTGCACTACGCGGCCTCCTGCGACGGGCAGGTCCTGACGACCTGGCACGCCGTGCGCAACCAGGCCGAGATGCTCACCATCGACGCCCAGCACCTGGCGTCGATGGGGTGGGGGCGCTGGGACCTGCTCTCGGGAGGCGTGACGTGGTCCGAGGGGATGCAGCGCATCTTCCGCAGCGATCCCGCGCTTCCGTGGACGCTGCTGGAGCTGTGCGACGCGCTCGTGCCCGCCGACGCCGGTCCGTTCGGCGAGTTCCTCTCGTCGGTGCTGGCGGGCGAGGAGCCCGCCTGGACGCGGGTGCGGTTCATGGTGCTCGGCGAGGAACGCACCGTCGACCTGCTCGGCCGGCCGGTCACCGACACCGACGGACGGTCCTGGGCGGTCCAGATCGTGGCGCACGACCTCACCCCGCAGATGCGCAGCCGCCGCAGGGTGCTCGCGAAGCAGGACGAGGCGGACCGGCTGCGGCGGCAGGCGGCGGCCGAACGGCACGTGGCCGCCACGCTGCGGGAGGCTCTGCTGCCGTCCTACTCCGAGGGGCTCGCCGATCTGGGGCTGACGGCGGCGGCCGCCTACCTGCCCGCCGAGCAGGACGCGGCGGTCGGCGGCGACTGGTTCAAGTGCCGGCCGCTGGCGGACGGCCAGGCGCTGATCGCCATCGGCGACGCCAGCGGCCACGGGCTGGAGGCCGTGGCCAGGATGGCCCAGCAGCGGTACGCGGTGGCCGGCCTGGCGCAGACCGGGGCGGACGCCGGCACGGTCACGACCTGGCTCAACGAACTGGTGGCGGGCGACTGGGCGGTCGACACCGCGACGGTCGCGATCTGCTTCTACGGGCCGGACCGGGTGCTGCGCTGGGCGAGCGCCGGGCACCCCGCTCCCCTGCTGCTGCGCGGCGAGCGCGCGTTCGATCTGCCCACCGGGCACCGGGGGCCGCTGCTGGGGGCGCTGCCCGGGCACCCGTACGAGACCGCCGAGTTCCCCGTGCTGCCGGGTGACGTGCTGCTGCTGTACACGGACGGCGTGGTGGAGCGGCGGGGACAGGACATCGAGGTGGGCCTCGACCAGCTGACGGACTCGCTGGCGGACTGCCGGGGCATGACCCCGCGGCAGGTGGTCGACCGGCTGGCCGAGGAGTACGTGCGCTCCGCCCACGACGACGACGCCTGCCTGCTGGCCGTGCGCTTCGAGTGA
- a CDS encoding zinc-dependent alcohol dehydrogenase, producing MTAGRAVVVEGPGVFRLVPHTPRPPGPGEAQVRVQAVGICGSDREVFQGSRPEGYVRYPLTPGHEWSGTVAAVGDGVPAALVGRRTVGEGFRNCQVCERCHAGETTLCGAGYEETGFTLPGAMAPTLTLPARLLHLLPDDADPTAAALLEPAACVAAAALRAAVRPGQRVAVVGDGTLGMLAAQLLAASSPAELLMVGPDPGRSGLARTMGATAFRTPDEAVGEAGRYDTVVEAAGAPATARAAAALLRRGGRLVLTGIPAAGAAGLDPTDLVVRQLEVRTVFGATPAAWSHAVGAFAAGLLTPLPLVTHELPLDAFEQAIALVGSGDPDVGKVLLRP from the coding sequence GTGACCGCCGGCCGGGCCGTGGTGGTGGAGGGGCCCGGCGTGTTCCGGCTGGTGCCCCACACACCGCGCCCGCCCGGTCCGGGCGAGGCGCAGGTCCGCGTCCAGGCGGTCGGGATCTGCGGCAGCGACCGCGAGGTGTTCCAGGGCAGCCGGCCGGAGGGGTACGTCCGTTACCCCCTCACGCCCGGCCACGAGTGGTCGGGCACGGTCGCCGCGGTCGGCGACGGGGTGCCGGCCGCCCTGGTCGGCCGCAGGACGGTGGGCGAGGGGTTCCGCAACTGCCAGGTGTGCGAACGCTGCCACGCCGGTGAGACCACCCTGTGCGGCGCCGGCTACGAGGAGACCGGCTTCACCCTGCCCGGCGCCATGGCGCCGACCCTGACGCTCCCGGCACGGCTGCTGCACCTGCTGCCGGACGACGCCGATCCGACGGCGGCGGCGCTGCTGGAGCCGGCCGCGTGCGTGGCGGCGGCCGCCCTGCGTGCCGCCGTCCGGCCCGGCCAGCGGGTCGCCGTGGTCGGCGACGGGACCCTCGGGATGCTGGCGGCGCAGCTCCTGGCGGCGTCCTCACCGGCCGAGCTGCTGATGGTGGGACCGGACCCCGGCAGGTCCGGGCTCGCCAGGACCATGGGGGCGACCGCCTTCAGGACCCCGGACGAAGCGGTCGGCGAGGCCGGCCGCTACGACACGGTGGTCGAGGCGGCCGGCGCCCCGGCCACCGCGCGCGCCGCGGCCGCCCTGCTGCGGCGCGGCGGGCGCCTCGTGCTCACCGGCATCCCCGCCGCGGGGGCCGCCGGACTGGACCCGACCGACCTCGTGGTGCGGCAGCTGGAGGTGCGCACGGTGTTCGGGGCGACGCCGGCGGCCTGGTCGCACGCGGTGGGCGCGTTCGCCGCCGGACTGCTGACGCCGCTGCCGCTGGTGACGCACGAGCTGCCGCTCGATGCGTTCGAGCAGGCGATCGCGCTGGTGGGGTCCGGCGACCCGGACGTCGGCAAGGTCCTGCTGCGGCCGTGA
- a CDS encoding SMP-30/gluconolactonase/LRE family protein, which translates to MSRAVEEAVRDDAALGEGPTWDAAAGRLIWVDILRSRVHTWDPAGGRRTVMATAQHVGAAKPRAGGGLVVNLRDGVGLYDPDGAFRWLHHEPVPGRRGNDAAVAPDGSLWAGTMRYDEAPGAGALTRYDAGGPPTPLLPSVTVSNGTGWSPDGRRVYYIDTPTRRIDVLEPDGDAPLARTRRPLAVVEDGAGYPDGLAVDADGCVWVALWDGGAIRRYTPDGRLDRVVELPVRRPTACAFGGAGLRDLYITSARTGLDGPHPLSGSLLVLPGAGQGLEQPAFAG; encoded by the coding sequence GTGAGTCGGGCCGTCGAGGAGGCGGTCCGCGACGACGCGGCGCTGGGGGAGGGGCCGACCTGGGACGCGGCGGCCGGGCGGCTGATATGGGTGGACATCCTGCGCTCGCGCGTCCACACCTGGGACCCCGCCGGCGGGCGGCGCACCGTGATGGCGACGGCGCAGCACGTCGGCGCGGCGAAGCCCCGCGCGGGCGGCGGGCTGGTGGTCAACCTCCGTGACGGCGTGGGGCTCTACGATCCCGACGGCGCCTTTCGCTGGCTGCACCACGAGCCCGTCCCGGGGCGGCGGGGCAACGATGCCGCGGTGGCCCCCGACGGGTCCCTGTGGGCCGGCACCATGCGCTACGACGAGGCGCCGGGGGCGGGGGCGCTCACCCGGTACGACGCCGGCGGCCCTCCGACCCCGCTGCTCCCGTCGGTGACGGTCAGCAACGGGACGGGCTGGAGCCCGGACGGCCGCCGTGTCTACTACATCGACACCCCCACGCGGCGGATAGACGTCCTGGAGCCGGACGGCGACGCGCCCCTCGCGCGCACCCGGCGGCCGCTGGCCGTCGTCGAGGACGGGGCGGGCTACCCCGACGGACTCGCGGTCGACGCGGACGGCTGTGTCTGGGTGGCGCTGTGGGACGGCGGGGCGATCCGCCGGTACACGCCCGACGGGCGGCTGGACCGGGTGGTGGAGCTGCCGGTGCGCAGGCCCACGGCATGCGCCTTCGGCGGGGCCGGCCTGCGGGACCTCTACATCACCTCGGCCCGCACCGGCCTGGACGGGCCGCATCCGCTGTCCGGGTCCCTCCTGGTGCTCCCCGGCGCGGGACAGGGGCTGGAGCAGCCGGCGTTCGCGGGCTGA